DNA sequence from the Verrucomicrobiia bacterium genome:
GCGGTGAGGTGATTTATGCCGTTGCTTGTTAATTTGCGACATTTGGAGGCTGATGACGTCCACATCGAGGGAGAGTTGCCGCCCGAAGAATTGGACATCGAGACGGGCGACGAGATGATACGGGTGACCGGCCCGTTGGCGTATGATTTGGAAGCGCAAAAGTTTGAAGAAGGTCTTCTGTTGCAAGGGCAGTTGCGCCTCCCGCTGGAGTGCCGATGTGTCCGTTGTCTGAAGACTTTCTCCCGCCCGTTCGAGCTCTTGGAATGGGTGGCCCACCTGCACCTCCAGGGGGAGGAGGCCGTTGCGCTCCAGGGCGATTACGTGGACTTGACGCCCCGCATTCGGGAAGATATTCTCCTGGAGTTTCCGCAACATCCGTTGTGCGACCCGGAGTGTCGTGGCTTGCCAGGAATGGCTCCGGGCGCGGCCCGGAGCCCCAGCAGCGCCGGGCAGGCTTCAAAGGGCTTGTCTGAATGGGATGAGTTAAATAAGCTGAAGTTTTAACATTAGAGAAAGTATCTATTTATGGGAGTCCCGAAACGTAAACCGTCCAAGAGCCGTCAACGCATGCGGCGGGCGTACAATAGTGTCCTGACCTTGCCCCAGTTGAGCACCTGCCCCCAGTGTGCCGCGCCGTACGTGCCGCATCGGGTTTGCCCCGCCTGCGGCTATTATAAAGGCCGCCAAATCATCACCGTTATAGCCGGAACCTGATTCCGGCCTCTGGCCGGCAAGGGGCCGGGTTGCTCTTTATGCGGATTGCAGTGGATGTGATGGGCGGCGACCACGGCTGTGGTGTGGTCATCGAAGGGGCCCTCCGAGCCATTCAGGCCGACAAGCGCATCACTGCTTTGTTTTTGGTCGGGCGCAGGTCTGAAATCCACGCCGCTCTTCCCCGGGGCGGCTTCCGCGACCATCGGGTCCGAGTAGTTCATGCCAGTGAAGTGCTCACCATGGATGATAAGCCCGCCGCTGCCGTCCGGCGGAAAAAGGACTGCTCGATCGTTAGGGCGGTTGAACTGGTCCATGACGGCAAAGCCGATGCGGTGGTTTCGGCCGGTAATACGGGCGGGATTTTTGCAGCCGCAACGTTCCGCCTGGGCCGCATTCCGGGAGTGGATCGAGGCGGTATTGCCGCCATTATTCCCACCCCCGACCATCATTTTGTATTGCTGGATTCCGGGGCAAATATTGAATGCAAGCCCATCCACCTGGCTCATTATGCAGTGCTGGGCAGCGTTTATTCCCGCGAGATACTCGGCTGCAAAAACCCCCGCGTCGGCATCCTGAGCATCGGCACCGAAGAAAGCAAAGGCAACGAGCTGACTCTAGAGGCCTTCCGCCTGTGCAAACAGCTTGAACTTAATTTTGTGGGCAACGTCGAAGGCCATGACCTGTTCAAGAATCACGTGGATTTGGTCATCTGCGATGGGTTCGTGGGGAACATTGTTTTGAAGACTTGTGAGAGCCTGGCGCTGGCGATGTTTTCCATGCTCAAACGGGAATTGACCGCCAGCCCGCAACGCCAGCTTGGCGCGTTGCTGGCTCGAAACGCCTTTCGCGCCATCCGCCGGCGCATGGACCCTGAGGTTTATGGGGGAGCGCCGTTGCTGGGCTTTAACGGGGTTGTTCTTAAGGCCCATGGGTCCGCCCGCGAACGCGCTATCGCCAGCGCCATTCGTGTCACCACCGACAACCTCCAACACCAGGTCCACCAGCGAATGGCTGCGGAAATCGCCCGCGCCAACGAACTCCTGGCCCCCACTGAGATTCCCGCCTCTGCTGTCCTTTCCGAGAAATAGCCTGGCCATCTGATCGCGATGCCTCCCTCGATGAGCGCATAACAATAAAACCCTAAACCACCGCGCCAGGCCATTGCCGGCATGAGCCCATTGCCTAAACCCAAATTCAAAAACCCTCGAGCCAAGTACAATTTCCAGGGCCGGACCTGCTCGATTGCGGGAGTCGGCTCCTATGTCCCTGCGCGCATCCTGACGAATGCCGATCTGGAGAAGATGGTTGACACATCCGACGAATGGATTACGACTCGCACGGGCATCAAAGAGCGGCATATAGCCGCCAAAGACGAGTTTACCTCCGACCTGGGCACCCAGGCGGCCCTGCGCGCCATGAAACGAGCCGGCGTCACGCCCGAGCAGATCGATTTGATTGTCGTGGCAACCATCACGCCGGACATGCCGTTCCCTTCCACCGCCGCCCTGGTTCAGCGCAAGATCGGCGCCTACCGCGCCGCTGCTTTTGACCTCGAGGCGGCCTGCTCCGGCTTCATTTACGGGCTGGAAGTCGCCCAGCAATTCATCATGTCCCGCACTTACGATACCGTGCTGGTGATTGGCGCCGAAAAGCTCTCCTCGATAGTCGATTGGCAGGACCGCAACACGTGCGTTTTGTTCGGAGATGGAGCCGGAGCGGCGGTGTTGCGCAATCGTGCCAATTCGCACGGGCTGCTGACGGCGGTCATGGGGGCCGACGGCCGCAAATCCAACCTGCTTTTTATGGCCGGCGGAGGCAGCCGTTGCCCGGCAACAATCGATTCGGTGAATGCCCGGATGCATTATCTGCGCATGGAAGGCAAAGAAACCTTCAAGAACGCGGTGCAGGCAATGCAGACGGCGGCCGAGGAGGCCTTGCGGCGGTGCGAGATCGATATCACCCGCATCAAACTCATTGTGCCCCACCAGGCCAACCTGCGGATTATCGGGGCTGTGGGGGAACGGCTGGGAGCAAAACCTGAGCAAATGTTTGTCAACCTGCACAAATACGGCAACACGTCCGCGGCCTCAGTGGCCATTGCTCTGGACGAGGCAGTCCAATCCGGGCGCATTCAGGCTGGGGATTTGTTGCTGCTGGTGGTTTTTGGGGCCGGGCTGACCTGGGGGGCGGCGGTCATCGAGTGGTAACTAAATCATTCCATTTACGCAAGAAACTGAATTGACGCCTGCGCAGAATATGCTAGACTAACTCTGCTGTATGAGCGCCAGAAAAGCTGAAATTCCCGGTTCCCTCCAACACGTCACAGTCGAAGCGCGTCAGACGCGTTTGACCCTTTCCCCCGATTCAGTTGTCATTCATAAGAATGGCATTGAATTTCGCAGCGCCACCCCATTTTCGCCATGGGCGGAAATGACCCTCACGCTGCAATCGCCGCGGGAAGGAGGCAAGGTCCATTGTAACGGAGTGGTCATCGCCTGCACCGGCAACAAGCATGCCGGCTATCATGTCTCGATGGTCTTTACCGGGCTCTCCAAGCAGGCCGAAGCGCGCTTGGTGGCGATGGCCTTTTCGCCCGCCTGATTTAATTGGTCTGTCGGAGGGCTCAGTTCCACCAAGCCCTTATCTCTCACCTCCGAGTGTAGGAGACGACGTAAGGAGTCTCTGATCAGCAGCTTGCGGGTGAAGCGAAGGCGCTTGGCCGACAATCTTTATCAGAGACTTTCTACGTCGTCTCCTACACGGGTGTGGAACCGACCTTGTCATTGGCGCGCTGAGATTACCCCGGAGTTGCTGGGCGGCATTCTTTCGTCTATTGTCTAAGGCTGAAACGTATCTGAGGAAGTCTCTATCCATGAAGGACATTGCAATGGAAAATCAAAGACAACAGGCAGCCGGACCTGAACCGCTCTTGCCGGTCGAGCCTGCCACCCTGACGCCCGAACAGTTGGAGGAACTCAAACAACGGGCTGCCAAGGCCGACGAACATTGGGAACGGTTGCTGCGGACTACCGCCGATTTCGATAATTATAAAAAGCGCGCCGCCCGCGAAAAGCAGGATGCCATTAAGTTTGCCAACGAGAGCCTGTTGCAGAAGCTTATCCCGATACTGGATACCTTTGACATGGCCCTGGCCGCTACGCAAAATAACTCCGCCGATGCAGTCCAATCGCTGCAAACGGGCATCAGCATGGTTTATCAACAATTGAAAAGCGCACTGGCCGACGCCGGCCTGGAGGAGGTGGATGCCACCGGAAAGGCGTTCGACCCGAACCTGCACGAGGCGATTTCCCAAAAAGAAGCTGCCGGCGTGCCCGAAGGCCAGGTCATTCAACAATTGCGCAAGGGTTATAAGCTGCGCGACCGGCTCCTGCGCCCAGCCAGCGTGGTGATTTCCAAGCACCCTGCCGCTTAGAGAATGCCGATGACCAAACGCGATTACTACGAGGTCCTTGGGCTGCAAAAAGGGGCAGGTGAAGAAGAAATCAAAAAGGCCTACCGAAAATTGGCCGTGAAGTTCCACCCGGATAAAAATCCGGGGGACAAAGCGGCTGAGGAAAGCTTCAAGGAACTCGGCGAGGCCTACGAGGTGCTCAGCGACCCGCAAAAGTGCGCTGCTTATGACCAATACGGCCATGCCGCGTTCGACCGCCGGGCCGGCGGTTTTGGGCGGGCCGGAGGGTTCCATGATCCGTTCGAAGTTTTCCGCGAAGTATTCGGCGGTGGCGGTTTTTTCGAGGACCTTTTTGGCGGCGCCCAGCACGACCCCAACCAGCCCCAGCGCGGTGATGACCTGCGTTATGACCTCGAATTGACTTTCGAGGAAGCCGCCCATGGCTGTGAGAAGGAGATCACCGTTACAAAACCTGACCGCTGCGACGTGTGCCAGGGCTCCGGGGCTGAAGCCGGGTCGCGCGCCCGTACCTGCCCGACCTGCGGCGGGCGCGGCCAGGTCATCAGCGCGCGGGGGATTTTTTCCATCGCGCAGACCTGTCCCCACTGCCAGGGCGCCGGGCGGATTATTGACAAACCGTGCAAGGCCTGCCGGGGCAGCGGGCGGCGCGAGCGCACTTCGAAAATCACCCTGCGGATTCCCGCCGGCGTCGATACGGGCTCGCGCTTGCGCTCGGCAGGCAACGGCGAAGCGGGCTGGCGCGGAGGGCCCTCGGGCGACCTCTACGTCGTCCTCCATGCCCGGCCCCACGAAATTTTTCAGCGGGACGGCGATGATCTCCTCTGCGAGGTGCCGGTGAGTTTTGTGCAAGCGGCCCTCGGGACTGACATTGACGTTCCAACCCTCAACGGCAAGAGCAACATCAAAATCCCGCCGGGCACCCAGCCCGGCACGATGTTCCGGCTCAAAGGCAAAGGGATCAAAAATATCCAAGGCTATGGCTACGGCGATCTCCATGTGCGCATTAACGTCGAGGTGCCGACTCATCTAACCTCCGCCCAGCGCGCCAAGCTCGAAGAATTCTCCGCCCTTTGCAACGGGAAGGAAAGCCCTTTGAGCCAAACTTTCTTTGAGAAAGCCAAGAAGCTCTTTCAATAAGTGCATCGTTTCTATTTGCCGCCCCACACCTGCCGCGGCCCCGTTCTCTTTCTGACTGGCGGCGAGGCGCATCACGCGCAACACGTCCTGCGCGTCGAGCCGGAGGAAGAAGTGCTCGTGCTGGACGGCGCCGGCCAGGAGTGCCTGTGCGGGGTGGAAGCCGTCGCAAAGGAGCAACTCAAGCTCAAAGTGCTCGAGCGGCGCTCGTCGCCTCCACCGCCTTTTCAGATCACATTGGTGCAAGCCTTGCCCAAGGGCAAAATCATCGAAGCCATCATCGCAAAGGCCACTGAATTGGGCGCCTGGCGGCTCGTGCCGCTCTTAACTGAGCGGGTTGTCACTCATTTGGATGCTGCCGAAGCCGCGCGCAAGGCCTTGAAGTGGCAGGCGATTGCCGTCGAGGCGCTCAAGCAATGCGGCTCGCCGTGGCTGCCGCGCATCGAGACCCCCGTCACCCCGGCCCAATTCCTCGAACGCAAAGAGGCATGCGAATTGCCCCTGATGGGTTCGCTGCAAAAAGGCAGCAAGCACCCCCGGGAATACTTCCGCCAGTTCCAGCAAAACAATGGACGCAACCCCGTCTGTGTTTCTGTCTGGATCGGGCCCGAAGGAGATTTCACCAGGGATGAAATGGATTTGATCATTCGTGCCGGTGCGTTGCCCATTAGCCTGGGGCCGCTGGTGCTGCGGGTCGAGACAGCCGCAATTTATTGCCTTTCCATCCTCAATTACGAACTGCGCGCTGCTTAAGTGACTTGCTCTCTCCGCCTCGGGTCTTTAGTTTCGGCTCCGAACGAATTGGCAATCCATGAAAAAGACATCCAAAGAATTCTTCCCGGGTATTTCCAAAATCCAGTACGAAGGGCCAGCTTCAAAAAACCCCCTCGCATTCAAGCATTACAACGCGCAGGAACGGGTTGAGGGCAAGTCGATGAAGGAGCACCTGCGCTTCTCGGTGACCTACTGGCATACCATTCGCGGGCAGTTGTCAGATATGTTTGGTGTGGGCACAGCCGTTCGCCCGTGGGAGGACGGCACCAATTCACTCCAAATGGCCGAAACCCGCGCGCGAGTCGCCTTCGAGTTCCTCGAAAAGCTCGGCGCGCCCTTTTATGCCTTTCATGATCGGGATGTGGCGCCCGAAGGCAAAAACCTGGGGGACACCAATAAAAACCTGGACCGGATTGTGAAGGTGCTCAAGGAGGAGCAGGGGCGCACGGGTGTGCAGTTGCTCTGGGGCACGGCTTGCCTGTTCGCGCATCCGCGTTTTGTGCACGGCGCGGCCACCAGTTGCAATGCCGATGCATTTGCGTACGCGGCGGCGCAGGTAAAAAAGGCAATCGAGGTAACTCATGAACTGGCGGGCGAGGGCTACGTCTTTTGGGGCGGACGCGAGGGCTATAGCACCTTGTGGAATACGGACATGAAACGCGAGTTGGACCACCTGGGCAAGTTCCTGCACATGGCAGTGGCTCACAAAAAGTCCATCGGGTTCAAAGGCCAATTCTATATCGAGCCCAAGCCCAAAGAACCGACCAAGCATCAATACGATTCGGACGCAGCCGCTTGCCTGAATTTTTTGCGGGAATACGGCCTGATGGAGGATTTGAAACTGAACCTGGAGACCAACCACGCCACGTTGGCCGGCCACACGATGCAACATGAGTTGGAGGTGGCCATTGCCGCGGGGGCGCTCGGCTCAATCGACGCCAATACCGGCGACCTGCTGCTTGGATGGGACACGGACCAATTCCCCACTAATATTTACCTGACCACCGAGATCATGCTCTCAATCCTCAAGATGGGCGGCCTCAAAACCGGCGGCACCAATTTCGATGCCAAGGTGCGCCGTGAAAGTTTTGAGCCGGTAGATTTATTTTACGCGCACATCGGTGGGATGGATGCTTTTGCCCGGGGCCTCAAAATCGCGGCAGCGATTCGAAAGGATGGGCGCCTGGCCCAGTTTGTTCAGCAGCGCTATAATTCCTGGGACAGCGGGATTGGGGCCAAAATCGAATCGGGCAAAGCCGGCTTTAAAGAACTGGAGGCCTACATGCTGGAAAAAGGAGACATCACGCGCAACACGAGTGGCCGCCAGGAATTCCTCGAAAACCTCATAAACGAGTTCATCTGAGGGCCTTCCTTGATGGAACACCTCTCATCGCTGGGTTGTTGACCTCGCGCCAATCCAATCTATCAGCAGAAAAGTGCAGACAAAGAATGGAATGACGCCGTAAAGCGTATCGGTCACGGAATGGGAATGCCGGTCCGCTGCCCGGAATACCGTGAGGCAGAAAAGGGCCGAGAGCAGGCACAGGCTTTTGCCTGGAATGGAGGCTGGGAGATAGAACCAGCCGACGCGTTTGAACCAATTCGTTTTCATATTTCGTGTGGTGGCTATCCTGGATTACTGACGCCATCCTGGTCAACCGGGCTGCCTCCGCATCAGCTTTTATACATGGGGCCGGGGCATAGACTACAGGGAGGGCCCCCTCTCCCCTTCGGAAGGGGAGAGGGAGAGGCGTCGGCAAATTAATAAGCTAAGCTAAGCCTGCCTGGAAATGAAATGGCCGTGGACGAAGGCCTTGTAATAGGCGTCTTTGCGCGGCGACGCCAAAAGCCCCTGATAACGGAACCGGGGCACGTTATCGAACCGAAGCGTCTCTCCAGTGCGCATCTTGAGGTACAAAATGCGCGTTCCATCCTCATAACCGATCGATTCGAGCAGGTCAGCTTCCACAGACACCAACTTGGCATGTATTTGCGTATCCATAAGCTCTCCTCAATATTGTGGGTCGCTTCGTTCATACTTCGCCCCGCCTGCTTTGTCAAGGCTTGCCCTGATGCTTCCGCTCGTTTAGAACGTCTCGGCTTAATGAACCTCAACCACGGTCTGGCTCTGGTTGCCCCACGGATAACGCCCGTGTTGGAACCATCGTTTCGTCCGGCCGTCCTGGCCAATCGCGCCTTTGGACAACTGGTCCGCGCCAGTGGCCATCCGGTCCAGGTCGGGCTGGCTCTCGAACAAACCGGTGGCAATGTTTCGCAGTTCCATACCGGGGTCTTACCCGAAAATCACCCGTTGGTTGCGGCTAATTTTATTTACATCGAGCGTTTGGTGAAGGCATTGCTGTGGATGCGAGGTGGGTTCCGGCTCCATTTTTCAGGACCGCCAGCTTTGGCAGCCCAACTGTCAGCTTATTACCGCGAGACACCTTCTGGTCAGTTTGATTCCAATATAGTCGGCGAGCGCATGTTCGAGCATCCGCTCGAAATCGTCCCTGCAAAGGAACTCCCTGCTGAGCGTCACAGCGGGACTGTCCTGGGGCGCCATCTCGAGGGCTGCCGTATTGGCTTTGATCTGGGCGGGAGCGATCGAAAGGTGGCGGCTGTTATGGATGGGAAAGTGGTCTTCAGCGAGGAAACGGCGTGGGACCCCTACTTCCAGACGGACCCGCGCTACCACTACGAAGGGATTATGGATTCGCTGCGCAAGGCGGCGGGCCACATGCCCCGTGTGGATGCCATCGGCGGCAGCGCGGCCGGCATTTACCTGCATAACCAGGTTAAAGTTGCCTCCTTGTTTCGCGGCGTTCCCGCCGATGTCTTCAATCAACGGGTGAAAACGTTGTTCCTGGAAATCAGAAAAGCATGGCAGGACGTTCCTTTTGAAGTGATGAACGATGGCGAGGTAACGGCCTTGGCCGGCTCGATGGCCTTAGGCAAGAACCGGGTTTTGGGTATTGCCCTGGGCACCAGCACCGCTGGGGGTTATGTGAATGCCGAGGGGAACATTACGAATTGGATAAACGAGCTTGCCTTTGTGCCGGTGGACTATAATCCCGGCGCGGCGATTGACGAATGGTCCGGGGATTACGGCTGCGGCTCGCAATACTTCTCGCAACAGTGCGTCGGACGTTTGCTCGCCCTGGCGGGGATTGAAACCGACTCCGCCCTTCCCTTGCCGGAGAAGTTAAAGCACGTTCAGACGCTGATGAGCCAGGGCGATTATCGGGCGCGGAAGATTTACGAAACAATCGGAGCTTTCCTCGGCTACGCTGTTGCGCATTTTGCTGATTTTTACGATTTAGAAAACATCCTGATTCTTGGCCGCGTCACCTCCGGCCCCGGGGGGGAGGTCATGATCGCCGCTGCCAGGCAAGTGCTCCAGGCGGAGTTCCCCGAGTTGTCGAACAGGCTCCAATTTCATATTCCGGATGAAGCGGAAAAACGCCATGGCCAGGCCGTGGCCGCAGCGAGCTTGCCTGGACCCCTATGACACCCTACCACAAACTCGTCAATGATTATGCCCACCTGCTCAAGCAAGGCAGGTCCTTTCCCCTGGGGACTTTCGAGCCGGCGCGGCGTCCTGCTCTCGCGGCAGACGCCCCCAAAGCCCTCTTCCTGGCGCCGCATCCGGATGACGAATGCATCTCGGGCGGCATCGCCGTGCGTTTGCTGCGCGAGGCGCAAATGAATGTCATCAACGTAGCCGTCACGCTCGGCAGCAAAAAAGAGCGCCACGCGGGCCGGCTGCAGGAAGTAACCAACGCATGCCGCTACCTGGGTTTCGGGTTGGTTGTGGCCGGGGTGCGCCCGCCCTCGGGCGCAGG
Encoded proteins:
- a CDS encoding YceD family protein: MPLLVNLRHLEADDVHIEGELPPEELDIETGDEMIRVTGPLAYDLEAQKFEEGLLLQGQLRLPLECRCVRCLKTFSRPFELLEWVAHLHLQGEEAVALQGDYVDLTPRIREDILLEFPQHPLCDPECRGLPGMAPGAARSPSSAGQASKGLSEWDELNKLKF
- a CDS encoding RsmE family RNA methyltransferase; this encodes MHRFYLPPHTCRGPVLFLTGGEAHHAQHVLRVEPEEEVLVLDGAGQECLCGVEAVAKEQLKLKVLERRSSPPPPFQITLVQALPKGKIIEAIIAKATELGAWRLVPLLTERVVTHLDAAEAARKALKWQAIAVEALKQCGSPWLPRIETPVTPAQFLERKEACELPLMGSLQKGSKHPREYFRQFQQNNGRNPVCVSVWIGPEGDFTRDEMDLIIRAGALPISLGPLVLRVETAAIYCLSILNYELRAA
- a CDS encoding beta-ketoacyl-ACP synthase III — protein: MSPLPKPKFKNPRAKYNFQGRTCSIAGVGSYVPARILTNADLEKMVDTSDEWITTRTGIKERHIAAKDEFTSDLGTQAALRAMKRAGVTPEQIDLIVVATITPDMPFPSTAALVQRKIGAYRAAAFDLEAACSGFIYGLEVAQQFIMSRTYDTVLVIGAEKLSSIVDWQDRNTCVLFGDGAGAAVLRNRANSHGLLTAVMGADGRKSNLLFMAGGGSRCPATIDSVNARMHYLRMEGKETFKNAVQAMQTAAEEALRRCEIDITRIKLIVPHQANLRIIGAVGERLGAKPEQMFVNLHKYGNTSAASVAIALDEAVQSGRIQAGDLLLLVVFGAGLTWGAAVIEW
- the plsX gene encoding phosphate acyltransferase PlsX, translated to MRIAVDVMGGDHGCGVVIEGALRAIQADKRITALFLVGRRSEIHAALPRGGFRDHRVRVVHASEVLTMDDKPAAAVRRKKDCSIVRAVELVHDGKADAVVSAGNTGGIFAAATFRLGRIPGVDRGGIAAIIPTPDHHFVLLDSGANIECKPIHLAHYAVLGSVYSREILGCKNPRVGILSIGTEESKGNELTLEAFRLCKQLELNFVGNVEGHDLFKNHVDLVICDGFVGNIVLKTCESLALAMFSMLKRELTASPQRQLGALLARNAFRAIRRRMDPEVYGGAPLLGFNGVVLKAHGSARERAIASAIRVTTDNLQHQVHQRMAAEIARANELLAPTEIPASAVLSEK
- a CDS encoding PilZ domain-containing protein, translating into MSARKAEIPGSLQHVTVEARQTRLTLSPDSVVIHKNGIEFRSATPFSPWAEMTLTLQSPREGGKVHCNGVVIACTGNKHAGYHVSMVFTGLSKQAEARLVAMAFSPA
- the rpmF gene encoding 50S ribosomal protein L32, with protein sequence MGVPKRKPSKSRQRMRRAYNSVLTLPQLSTCPQCAAPYVPHRVCPACGYYKGRQIITVIAGT
- the grpE gene encoding nucleotide exchange factor GrpE, translated to MENQRQQAAGPEPLLPVEPATLTPEQLEELKQRAAKADEHWERLLRTTADFDNYKKRAAREKQDAIKFANESLLQKLIPILDTFDMALAATQNNSADAVQSLQTGISMVYQQLKSALADAGLEEVDATGKAFDPNLHEAISQKEAAGVPEGQVIQQLRKGYKLRDRLLRPASVVISKHPAA
- the xylA gene encoding xylose isomerase, which translates into the protein MKKTSKEFFPGISKIQYEGPASKNPLAFKHYNAQERVEGKSMKEHLRFSVTYWHTIRGQLSDMFGVGTAVRPWEDGTNSLQMAETRARVAFEFLEKLGAPFYAFHDRDVAPEGKNLGDTNKNLDRIVKVLKEEQGRTGVQLLWGTACLFAHPRFVHGAATSCNADAFAYAAAQVKKAIEVTHELAGEGYVFWGGREGYSTLWNTDMKRELDHLGKFLHMAVAHKKSIGFKGQFYIEPKPKEPTKHQYDSDAAACLNFLREYGLMEDLKLNLETNHATLAGHTMQHELEVAIAAGALGSIDANTGDLLLGWDTDQFPTNIYLTTEIMLSILKMGGLKTGGTNFDAKVRRESFEPVDLFYAHIGGMDAFARGLKIAAAIRKDGRLAQFVQQRYNSWDSGIGAKIESGKAGFKELEAYMLEKGDITRNTSGRQEFLENLINEFI
- a CDS encoding ROK family protein, which translates into the protein MNLNHGLALVAPRITPVLEPSFRPAVLANRAFGQLVRASGHPVQVGLALEQTGGNVSQFHTGVLPENHPLVAANFIYIERLVKALLWMRGGFRLHFSGPPALAAQLSAYYRETPSGQFDSNIVGERMFEHPLEIVPAKELPAERHSGTVLGRHLEGCRIGFDLGGSDRKVAAVMDGKVVFSEETAWDPYFQTDPRYHYEGIMDSLRKAAGHMPRVDAIGGSAAGIYLHNQVKVASLFRGVPADVFNQRVKTLFLEIRKAWQDVPFEVMNDGEVTALAGSMALGKNRVLGIALGTSTAGGYVNAEGNITNWINELAFVPVDYNPGAAIDEWSGDYGCGSQYFSQQCVGRLLALAGIETDSALPLPEKLKHVQTLMSQGDYRARKIYETIGAFLGYAVAHFADFYDLENILILGRVTSGPGGEVMIAAARQVLQAEFPELSNRLQFHIPDEAEKRHGQAVAAASLPGPL
- the dnaJ gene encoding molecular chaperone DnaJ, which gives rise to MTKRDYYEVLGLQKGAGEEEIKKAYRKLAVKFHPDKNPGDKAAEESFKELGEAYEVLSDPQKCAAYDQYGHAAFDRRAGGFGRAGGFHDPFEVFREVFGGGGFFEDLFGGAQHDPNQPQRGDDLRYDLELTFEEAAHGCEKEITVTKPDRCDVCQGSGAEAGSRARTCPTCGGRGQVISARGIFSIAQTCPHCQGAGRIIDKPCKACRGSGRRERTSKITLRIPAGVDTGSRLRSAGNGEAGWRGGPSGDLYVVLHARPHEIFQRDGDDLLCEVPVSFVQAALGTDIDVPTLNGKSNIKIPPGTQPGTMFRLKGKGIKNIQGYGYGDLHVRINVEVPTHLTSAQRAKLEEFSALCNGKESPLSQTFFEKAKKLFQ
- a CDS encoding KTSC domain-containing protein; translated protein: MDTQIHAKLVSVEADLLESIGYEDGTRILYLKMRTGETLRFDNVPRFRYQGLLASPRKDAYYKAFVHGHFISRQA